A stretch of Arachis hypogaea cultivar Tifrunner chromosome 15, arahy.Tifrunner.gnm2.J5K5, whole genome shotgun sequence DNA encodes these proteins:
- the LOC112748617 gene encoding uncharacterized protein — translation MRVFTTPSSTSGTGGNNNSTLFFESFSSSAIVPRENRETSIMLPINNNNPAVEIIHINDEEPDLESSLLEVNLNSSSSILPTTEQTNQHASNLLTLQRNLRINTANNNNQQDGVSLDLSLHQFGGDGGGSSSTMDVIGGSAGGGGGGGDGLLMSVLNNTSTRRIMPIKRTAPDYARREFTVGESSSAGGAGGGSVAQPMAAPKRRPTANENAALRISSSSNTCTCTPSPTCALHASANSNLSSSSREQPHETANNNNNNPQNVVRIPSSLWPISDVQRALQSDSFQVLQPTTTAATPPPPPPSSSNNNNNNTTLGILQLDDGSFIYPQPVFDSSHHHHQIHHGHQHTPFNPLYHRGYQPFFSTADTSPFRPASINYMENLPHHHHHHHPYGGSSSSSSTPSPLPWSTVIRPRAIPVSLTHRVGGSNRESNNTRNNYPFSSPAGRGTITVTQNRGNSSSSSLFPGGSPSTRLLESLVQNAGTPSSGSGAGQNNTAGTTVGAVPAVQQLSNVARAWIRRLNAHDEALTRTSQSSTRDNTPHRALRASPIAEIYNLPTYFADDSRRLRQEIRTAIDHLRNGGSVRLEELLILDYSIVLNLLDNIEEEEDDADMPQQFYEYLGDGQRVTNPDLGLTETEVAVCIGREIFRTVGGQPQNIDACGICQEDYVHGEELGRLDCAHRYHLSCIRQWLLIKNRCPICKKMALTIIDLEDDEDDDE, via the exons ATGAGGGTTTTCACTACTCCTTCATCAACTTCTGGTACTGGTGGTAATAATAATTCGACACTGTTTTTTGAAAGTTTTTCTTCCTCAGCTATTGTCCCTAGGGAAAACAGAGAGACTTCTATCATGCTCCCAATTAACAATAATAATCCTGCTGTTGAAATAATCCACATCAATGATGAAGAACCAGATCTTGAATCATCATTGTTAGAGGTCAATCTTAATTCTTCCTCTTCAATTTTACCAACAACCGAACAAACCAATCAACATGCCTCAAATCTTTTAACATTACAAAGAAATTTGAGAATCAACACcgccaacaacaacaaccaacaaGATGGTGTGTCACTTGATTTATCCTTACACCAGTTTGGCGGTGATGGCGGTGGCAGCTCTTCTACTATGGATGTCATCGGTGGCAgcgctggtggtggtggtggaggtggagATGGTCTCTTGATGAGCGTTCTCAACAATACTTCTACTAGGCGCATCATGCCGATCAAAAGAACTGCCCCTGATTATGCTCGCCGAGAGTTTACGGTGGGTGAGAGCTCAAGTGCCGGTGGTGCTGGTGGTGGATCTGTTGCTCAACCTATGGCAGCCCCCAAGCGGCGACCCACCGCAAATGAAAATGCGGCGCTGCGCATTTCATCATCATCTAATACCTGCACTTGTACCCCTTCTCCCACTTGCGCTCTCCATGCTTCCGCCAATAGTAATCTTTCTTCATCTTCCAGGGAACAACCCCATGAAActgctaacaacaacaacaacaacccccAAAATGTTGTTCGTATTCCTTCTAGTTTGTGGCCAATTTCTGATGTGCAAAGAGCTCTTCAGTCTGATAGCTTTCAAGTCCTTCAACCTACTACTACTGCTgctactcctcctcctcctcctcctagtagtagtaataataacaataataacacaaCACTTGGTATTCTGCAACTTGATGATGGTTCCTTTATTTACCCCCAACCTGTTTTTGATAgtagccaccaccaccaccaaatcCACCATGGCCACCAGCACACGCCATTTAATCCGTTATACCACCGTGGCTATCAACCATTTTTCTCCACTGCTGACACTTCTCCATTCCGCCCAGCCTCAATCAATTACATGGAgaatcttcctcatcatcatcatcatcatcatccgtacggcggttcttcttcttcttcttcgactcCTTCCCCTCTTCCTTGGAGCACCGTGATTAGGCCAAGGGCTATTCCTGTGTCTCTCACTCACCGAGTTGGAGGAAGTAATAGAGAATCTAACAACACCAGAAACAACTATCCTTTTTCTTCTCCTGCTGGAAGGGGAACAATCACTGTGACTCAGAATCGtggaaactcatcatcatcaagcTTATTCCCCGGTGGGTCTCCTTCAACACGGCTACTCGAAAGCCTTGTACAAAACGCCGGTACCCCTTCTTCTGGATCTGGCGCTGGTCAGAATAATACAGCAGGTACTACCGTTGGAGCTGTTCCTGCAGTTCAGCAGCTGTCGAACGTTGCTCGTGCATGGATTCGAAGGCTGAACGCTCATGACGAGGCCTTGACGAGAACGTCACAATCTTCTACCCGTGATAATACTCCTCACAGGGCACTGCGAGCTTCTCCTATTGCTGAGATCTATAATTTGCCTACTTATTTTGCTGATGATTCAAGAAGGCTTAGACAAGAg ATCCGCACTGCCATTGATCATTTGCGTAATGGAGGTTCCGTCCGACTGGAG GAACTTTTAATTCTTGATTACTCCATTGTGCTGAACTTGCTTGACAAcattgaggaggaggaggatgatgcGGATATGCCGCAGCAGTTTTATGAG TATCTGGGAGACGGGCAGCGAGTGACCAACCCCGATTTAGGACTGACGGAAACTGAGGTTGCAGTATGTATTGGACGGGAAATTTTCCGAACTGTTGGTGGGCAGCCTCAGAACATTGATGCATGCGGCATATGTCAG